A genome region from Candidatus Eisenbacteria bacterium includes the following:
- a CDS encoding efflux RND transporter permease subunit — MIQKIIRFSAENRYLVIAATLVALVISVWTMKNIPLDALPDLSDTQVIVYSRWDRSPDIIEDQVTYPIITSLLGAPKVKAIRGFSDFGYSFVYVVFQDGTDIYWARTRVLEYLSKISSRLPAGVTTELGPDATSVGWVFQYALVDRSGRHSTDELRSYQDWFMRYAVQSVPGVSEVATVGGQVRQYQITVNPASLAAYGLPLDAVVTAVRKGNNDVGGRLVEISGREYMVRGRGYVKSVSDLEKLVLKTEKGTPIQVKDVATVALGPEMRRGIADYNGEGDVVGGIVVMRQGENALNVIKRVKAKLQELKPSLPPGVEVVTTYDRSELIGRAIHTVKNKIIEEVVIVSLVILLFLWHIPSATVPILTIPISVALAFIPMYMMGLNANLLSMAGIAISIGVLVDGAIIEVENAYNKIHHWQADGMKGDFHEVRLSALLEVGPSVFFSLLVIAVAFMPVFTLVDQEGRLFKPLAYSKNLAMAIAAVLAITFNPATRMLFARIEPYTFRPRWLSWLATQLLVGRYYSEERHPISRLLHRIYERPCRFVVRHAKATVIASLLLVVSTVPIYLSLGSEFMPPLREGSLLYMPSAVQPGMSVAEAQKALQVQDKLLLTFPEVATIFGKAGRADTPTDPAPFSMMETTILLKPESEWREQPRWYSSWAPEWLKKGLRPFWRDRITEEQLVDEMNSALQLPGISNAWTMPIKARLDMLSTGIRTPVGIKVSGADLQVIQKTAIEIESALQKVPGTRSVYAERVAGGYFVDFVLDRDHLSRYGLSVDDANMMVMTAVGGDNQTTTVEGRERYGVNVRYARDYREDQEALKRVLLPLPSGRGQIPMSEIADVRLVEGPSMIRDENGLLTGYVYVDFDVSKTDVGRYVERAKQAVAANVKLPTGYAVSWSGQYENMLRVKERMKLVIPLTLLLIFGLLYMNTKSTFKSSIVMLAVPFSLIGAIWLLYLLHYNISIAVWVGMIALAGLDAETGVFMLLFLDLSHDEAKARGHLHTAGDLVEAIIHGAVKRVRPKAMTVAAAFMGLLPIMWSTETGSDLMKRIAAPMVGGLVTSFLLELLVYPAIYYLWRRKEVSDGPASPGWALLDAHAKGTAAVTGPAAPATTV, encoded by the coding sequence ATGATCCAGAAGATCATCCGATTCTCCGCCGAGAACCGCTACCTGGTCATCGCCGCGACGCTGGTGGCGCTGGTGATCTCGGTGTGGACGATGAAGAACATCCCGCTCGACGCGTTGCCGGACCTCTCCGACACCCAGGTGATCGTCTACTCACGCTGGGACCGCAGCCCGGACATCATCGAGGACCAGGTCACCTATCCGATCATCACCTCGCTGCTCGGTGCGCCGAAGGTCAAGGCCATCCGAGGCTTCTCGGACTTCGGCTACAGCTTCGTCTACGTCGTGTTCCAGGACGGGACGGACATCTACTGGGCCCGCACGCGCGTGCTCGAGTACCTCTCCAAGATCTCGTCGCGCCTCCCCGCGGGCGTGACGACCGAACTCGGACCCGACGCGACGAGCGTCGGATGGGTCTTCCAGTACGCGCTCGTCGACCGTTCCGGGCGGCACTCGACCGACGAGCTCCGTAGTTACCAGGACTGGTTCATGCGCTACGCGGTGCAGAGCGTGCCCGGCGTCTCCGAGGTGGCGACGGTCGGCGGTCAGGTACGCCAGTACCAGATCACCGTGAACCCCGCGAGCCTCGCGGCGTACGGGCTGCCACTCGACGCGGTAGTCACGGCCGTACGCAAGGGCAACAACGACGTGGGCGGGCGTCTCGTCGAGATCTCGGGCCGCGAGTACATGGTTCGCGGCCGCGGCTACGTGAAGTCGGTGAGCGACCTCGAGAAGCTCGTGCTCAAGACCGAGAAGGGCACGCCCATCCAGGTGAAGGACGTCGCCACGGTGGCGCTCGGGCCCGAGATGCGGCGCGGCATCGCCGACTACAACGGCGAAGGCGACGTGGTCGGCGGCATCGTTGTGATGCGGCAGGGCGAGAACGCCCTGAACGTCATCAAACGCGTCAAGGCGAAGCTCCAGGAGCTCAAGCCATCGCTTCCACCCGGCGTGGAGGTTGTGACCACCTACGACCGCTCCGAGCTCATCGGGCGTGCGATCCACACGGTGAAGAACAAGATCATCGAGGAAGTGGTCATCGTCTCCCTGGTCATCCTGCTCTTCCTCTGGCACATCCCTTCGGCCACGGTCCCCATCCTCACCATTCCCATCAGCGTCGCCCTGGCGTTCATCCCCATGTACATGATGGGACTCAACGCGAACCTGTTGTCCATGGCGGGCATCGCCATCTCGATCGGCGTGCTGGTGGACGGCGCGATCATCGAGGTTGAGAACGCCTACAACAAGATCCATCACTGGCAAGCCGACGGGATGAAGGGCGACTTCCACGAAGTCCGGCTCTCGGCGTTACTCGAGGTGGGTCCGTCGGTCTTCTTCTCGCTGCTCGTCATCGCGGTTGCGTTCATGCCGGTCTTCACGCTGGTGGACCAGGAAGGCCGCCTGTTCAAGCCGCTGGCATACTCGAAGAACCTCGCGATGGCGATCGCGGCGGTGTTGGCGATCACCTTCAATCCCGCCACACGGATGCTCTTCGCGCGCATCGAGCCGTACACGTTCCGGCCGCGGTGGCTGTCGTGGCTCGCCACGCAGCTCCTGGTTGGCCGCTACTACTCGGAGGAGCGGCATCCCATCAGCCGGCTCCTGCACCGGATCTACGAGCGACCGTGCCGGTTCGTCGTCCGCCATGCGAAGGCGACGGTGATCGCCAGCCTGTTGCTCGTCGTCTCGACCGTACCCATCTACCTATCGCTCGGCTCCGAGTTCATGCCGCCGTTGCGCGAGGGCTCGCTGCTCTACATGCCCTCGGCTGTCCAGCCGGGCATGTCGGTCGCCGAGGCGCAGAAGGCGCTGCAGGTTCAGGACAAGCTCCTGCTCACGTTCCCGGAGGTCGCGACCATCTTCGGCAAGGCGGGTCGCGCGGATACGCCCACGGATCCGGCCCCCTTCTCGATGATGGAGACGACGATCCTGCTCAAGCCGGAATCCGAATGGCGCGAACAGCCCCGCTGGTATTCGAGCTGGGCGCCGGAATGGCTCAAGAAGGGCCTTCGGCCCTTCTGGCGGGACCGCATCACCGAGGAGCAACTGGTCGACGAGATGAACTCGGCACTCCAGCTCCCCGGCATCAGCAACGCGTGGACGATGCCCATCAAGGCGCGGCTCGACATGTTGTCGACCGGCATTCGCACGCCGGTCGGGATCAAAGTGAGTGGGGCGGATCTGCAGGTCATCCAGAAGACTGCAATCGAGATCGAGTCCGCCCTGCAAAAGGTTCCGGGAACCCGCAGCGTCTACGCCGAGCGCGTCGCAGGCGGCTACTTCGTCGACTTCGTGCTCGATCGCGATCATCTCTCGCGATACGGCCTCTCCGTGGACGACGCGAACATGATGGTCATGACCGCGGTGGGCGGGGACAATCAGACGACCACCGTCGAAGGGCGTGAGCGCTACGGCGTGAACGTTCGTTACGCGAGAGACTATCGCGAGGATCAGGAAGCCCTGAAGCGGGTGCTCCTGCCGCTCCCAAGCGGACGCGGGCAGATTCCCATGTCCGAAATCGCGGACGTGCGCCTGGTCGAAGGCCCGTCGATGATCCGCGACGAGAACGGGCTGCTCACAGGCTACGTCTATGTCGACTTCGACGTGTCCAAGACCGACGTCGGACGCTACGTCGAGCGCGCCAAGCAGGCCGTTGCGGCGAACGTGAAGCTGCCGACCGGCTATGCGGTCTCGTGGAGCGGGCAGTACGAGAACATGCTGCGCGTGAAGGAACGCATGAAGCTCGTCATTCCCCTCACGCTCCTGCTGATCTTCGGTCTGCTCTACATGAACACCAAATCGACGTTCAAGTCGAGCATCGTCATGCTCGCCGTGCCGTTCTCTCTGATTGGCGCTATCTGGCTGTTGTACCTGCTGCACTACAACATCTCCATCGCGGTCTGGGTCGGCATGATCGCGCTGGCGGGTCTCGATGCGGAGACGGGCGTGTTCATGCTGTTGTTCCTCGACCTGTCTCACGACGAAGCCAAGGCGCGCGGTCACCTGCACACCGCAGGCGATCTCGTCGAGGCGATCATCCACGGTGCCGTGAAGCGCGTCCGCCCGAAGGCCATGACCGTGGCGGCTGCGTTCATGGGCCTGCTGCCGATCATGTGGTCCACGGAGACCGGCTCGGACCTCATGAAGCGTATCGCCGCGCCGATGGTCGGGGGCCTCGTTACCTCGTTCCTGCTCGAACTGCTCGTCTATCCGGCGATCTACTACCTGTGGCGGCGAAAGGAAGTGAGCGACGGTCCCGCATCGCCGGGGTGGGCGCTGCTGGACGCGCACGCGAAGGGCACGGCCGCGGTGACGGGCCCTGCGGCGCCCGCGACGACGGTCTGA
- a CDS encoding HAMP domain-containing histidine kinase: protein MKHDMANLAERVSPSAPLEHRKVEIVALCAAAVALILVMHYTAALHQLGVHDALRRLFYLPVILAAMAAGSRGGIGIAAFAVIGYLPHLRQLARADSRVMDSAVELVLLLLIGGLVGGYADASRRARAQAAEQGRLAALGETGLALMAQTEGPLAAIEGQAESLIAAFGTGGRSGVVFAGQVIREEAARARHLLNDLAEIARISEPRHERVDLTPLLERIIRDVAGARQDGQRAILIDHPKSCAVEADRRAVAFSVRALIFGLLDSVPPPGWLEVRIAAAAGTAPTVELGVFSLGEALPDLEESLTRVFGAGTGEYRFRQVLCIRLLALLGASVRFQRVSPCHSRIMIGFSAAPARLPVENGANPGGSQKERHVKGPALVVGSLLVVGLMAVTGCAAGTKLRGTWHEPGAGTEPIRHVMVIHATRTGDPRRVFEDRFADALRDRGVEGEASYAMVGDNLLDSARVDMEVHKGHCDGILVTKVMDDETVRSYYRPAGQFASSRGQSWSRYSRNQTQLIETRVIDMETRLYRVSDGKLLWSGLTRSSFPKSDTPERQIDPMVKQLVASMERAGVGLAVRK from the coding sequence ATGAAGCACGACATGGCGAATCTGGCGGAGCGGGTCTCTCCTTCCGCTCCACTCGAACATCGCAAAGTCGAGATCGTGGCGCTCTGTGCAGCCGCAGTCGCGTTGATCCTGGTGATGCACTACACGGCTGCGCTGCACCAGCTCGGCGTGCATGACGCGCTGCGGCGGCTCTTCTATCTGCCCGTCATCCTGGCCGCGATGGCGGCGGGTAGCAGGGGAGGGATCGGGATCGCGGCATTCGCCGTGATCGGCTACCTCCCGCACCTTCGGCAGCTCGCGCGAGCGGATTCGCGGGTGATGGATTCCGCCGTCGAACTCGTCCTTCTGCTCCTGATCGGCGGGCTCGTCGGCGGCTATGCCGACGCGAGCCGACGGGCGCGGGCGCAGGCGGCGGAGCAGGGCAGGCTCGCCGCCCTGGGCGAGACCGGCCTTGCGCTGATGGCGCAGACGGAGGGGCCGCTGGCTGCGATCGAGGGGCAGGCGGAGTCCCTGATTGCAGCGTTCGGGACCGGTGGCAGGAGCGGCGTCGTGTTCGCTGGTCAGGTGATCCGGGAGGAGGCCGCCCGGGCCCGGCATCTGCTCAACGATCTCGCCGAGATCGCGCGCATTTCGGAGCCGCGGCATGAGCGCGTCGATCTGACTCCGCTGCTGGAGCGAATCATCCGGGATGTCGCCGGCGCCCGGCAGGACGGGCAAAGGGCCATCCTGATCGATCACCCGAAATCCTGCGCCGTCGAAGCGGACCGGCGCGCGGTCGCGTTCAGCGTGCGCGCGCTGATCTTTGGATTGCTCGACAGCGTGCCACCACCGGGCTGGCTGGAGGTGAGAATCGCTGCGGCGGCCGGTACCGCGCCGACTGTCGAACTTGGGGTCTTCTCGCTGGGAGAGGCGTTGCCCGATCTCGAGGAGAGCCTCACGCGCGTGTTTGGTGCCGGCACGGGCGAGTACCGGTTCCGTCAGGTGCTCTGCATCCGATTACTTGCCTTGCTCGGTGCATCCGTTCGTTTTCAGCGCGTTTCACCCTGTCACAGCCGGATCATGATCGGATTCAGCGCAGCGCCGGCGAGGCTGCCCGTCGAAAACGGCGCCAACCCCGGTGGAAGCCAGAAGGAGAGGCACGTGAAGGGTCCGGCATTGGTGGTCGGGAGTCTTCTTGTCGTCGGGCTGATGGCGGTCACCGGCTGTGCCGCGGGGACCAAGCTCCGCGGAACGTGGCACGAGCCCGGGGCCGGGACGGAGCCCATCCGCCACGTGATGGTCATTCACGCGACGCGTACGGGCGACCCGAGGCGTGTCTTTGAGGATCGTTTCGCCGACGCCCTTAGAGACCGCGGGGTCGAGGGAGAGGCCAGCTACGCCATGGTTGGCGACAACCTGCTCGATAGCGCGAGGGTAGACATGGAGGTCCACAAGGGGCACTGCGACGGAATCCTCGTCACCAAGGTGATGGATGACGAGACCGTGCGGAGCTACTACCGGCCGGCTGGACAGTTTGCCTCCTCCCGCGGCCAGAGCTGGTCCCGCTATTCGCGCAATCAGACCCAGTTGATCGAAACCCGCGTCATCGACATGGAGACCCGTCTCTACCGCGTCTCGGACGGCAAGCTGCTCTGGTCCGGTCTAACGCGCTCGAGTTTCCCCAAGTCCGATACGCCGGAGAGACAGATCGACCCGATGGTGAAGCAGCTCGTGGCCTCGATGGAAAGGGCCGGCGTCGGCTTGGCAGTCCGGAAATAG
- a CDS encoding DHA2 family efflux MFS transporter permease subunit, with protein MLHDNPEDLPSPRRFPRKWLVSVSVLTGTIMAVLDSSIVNVALPDMSGTLGATLEEITWAVTAYILAQVIIMPITGLLSSRFGRKRFYMASVLTFTLASMACGLARDMGFMVAFRIAQGFGGGVLLTVSQAILRETFPPEEQGLAMGLYGFGVVLAPAFGPTLGGWITDQYSWPWIFYINVPIGALNLLLVSRFIEDPPYLKRDRGAIDWAGLTLLVVGLGAFQLMIAEGEREDWFQSAFIVRLAVIAAVGLVLFVWRELTAERPAVNLRILANVSFSSATAIGGVLGFALFGSLFLLPIMLQRLLGFDAMQSGLIMMPRSLAMAVVMPLSGRFYNRLGPRVLVGLGLLTACYGFFDMSRLSVDIGYWDLFWPQVWQGVGFSLIFVALSTAALSTISRPRMTEATGLYNVVRQVTGSIGVAVAATMLSASTVRYHAMLTEKVGPGSVGAQWLRQMIAHFVGQGRDPVLARSLAARLLDGEILRQAAMLAYNHVFALISLLFLLSVPLVLLLRHGKQEGDGEVLIEGG; from the coding sequence ATGCTCCACGACAACCCCGAGGATCTCCCGAGCCCGCGCCGGTTCCCGCGCAAGTGGCTGGTCAGCGTGTCGGTCCTCACCGGCACGATCATGGCGGTGCTCGATTCGAGCATCGTGAACGTCGCGCTGCCCGACATGTCCGGCACGCTCGGCGCGACGCTCGAAGAAATCACCTGGGCGGTGACCGCCTACATCCTCGCCCAGGTGATCATCATGCCGATCACCGGACTGCTCTCGTCGCGCTTCGGGCGCAAGCGTTTCTACATGGCGAGCGTGCTGACCTTCACGCTCGCGTCCATGGCGTGCGGGCTCGCTCGGGACATGGGCTTCATGGTCGCGTTCCGGATCGCGCAGGGCTTCGGCGGCGGCGTCCTGCTGACCGTCTCGCAGGCGATCCTGCGCGAGACCTTTCCGCCCGAGGAGCAGGGCCTCGCCATGGGCCTCTACGGCTTCGGCGTCGTGCTCGCGCCCGCATTCGGCCCGACGCTCGGCGGCTGGATCACCGACCAGTACTCGTGGCCGTGGATCTTCTACATCAACGTCCCGATCGGGGCGCTCAACCTTCTGCTCGTTTCACGCTTCATCGAGGATCCTCCGTACCTGAAGCGCGACCGCGGCGCGATCGACTGGGCGGGGCTCACGCTGCTGGTGGTGGGACTCGGCGCGTTCCAGCTGATGATCGCCGAAGGCGAACGCGAGGACTGGTTCCAGTCCGCGTTCATCGTCCGGCTCGCCGTGATCGCCGCGGTCGGGCTCGTGCTGTTCGTCTGGCGCGAGCTGACCGCCGAGCGGCCGGCCGTGAACCTGCGCATCCTGGCCAACGTTTCGTTCAGCTCGGCGACCGCGATCGGCGGAGTGCTCGGCTTCGCCCTGTTCGGCAGCCTGTTCCTGCTGCCGATCATGCTGCAGCGCCTGCTCGGCTTCGACGCGATGCAGTCCGGGCTCATCATGATGCCGCGCAGCCTGGCCATGGCGGTGGTGATGCCCCTCTCCGGCCGCTTCTACAACCGTCTCGGGCCGCGGGTGCTGGTCGGGCTGGGGTTGCTGACGGCGTGTTACGGATTCTTCGACATGTCGCGGCTCTCGGTGGACATCGGCTACTGGGATCTGTTCTGGCCGCAGGTCTGGCAGGGCGTCGGCTTCAGCCTGATCTTCGTGGCGCTCAGCACCGCCGCGCTCTCGACGATCTCGCGACCGCGCATGACGGAGGCCACCGGGCTCTACAACGTCGTGCGCCAGGTCACGGGCAGCATCGGAGTCGCCGTAGCCGCGACGATGCTCAGCGCGAGCACGGTGCGTTACCACGCCATGCTGACCGAAAAGGTCGGGCCCGGCAGCGTCGGCGCGCAATGGCTGCGGCAAATGATCGCGCACTTCGTCGGCCAGGGCCGCGATCCCGTTTTGGCGCGTTCTCTCGCCGCGCGCCTGCTCGACGGCGAGATCCTCCGCCAGGCCGCGATGCTGGCCTACAACCACGTGTTCGCCTTGATCTCGCTCCTGTTCCTTCTGAGCGTGCCGCTCGTGCTGCTGCTCCGTCACGGCAAGCAGGAGGGCGACGGGGAAGTTCTCATCGAAGGCGGATAG
- a CDS encoding galactose-1-phosphate uridylyltransferase, whose translation MSALRKDPCTGRWVVLEDPWQVRPVETGACPFCAGNESLTPPEIAVWGPSGRSPNLPGWEVRVVANLRPALRIEEPLTRRAERMYDAASGTGAHEIVIETPEHEDRLSELSRGRIALVLAAWAARIADLKRDLRIRAVFVFKNQGVMAGATLPSHSHSQIIGLPVTPKALKEILDGARSHFRLKERCVFCDILREELEDGRRVIATSEYFVAIAPFASRHPFECWILPREHSPDFETADSNVLLDLAGLLKMLLRSLEATLPEPAFNLFLYSGPNRDSRPGYWTTLDQDFHWHIAVLPRPAQVAGFEVGTGFYSNPVSPEAATAELRTSLEAMVEGGAGS comes from the coding sequence ATGAGTGCTCTTCGCAAGGATCCGTGTACAGGCCGGTGGGTCGTGCTCGAGGACCCCTGGCAGGTGCGTCCCGTGGAAACGGGGGCGTGTCCGTTCTGCGCTGGGAATGAGTCGCTGACCCCGCCCGAGATTGCCGTGTGGGGCCCGTCGGGACGAAGTCCAAACCTGCCCGGCTGGGAGGTCCGGGTAGTCGCCAACTTGCGTCCCGCGCTTCGTATCGAGGAACCGCTCACGCGCAGGGCGGAGCGCATGTACGACGCCGCCTCCGGTACGGGCGCCCACGAAATCGTGATCGAGACTCCCGAGCACGAAGACCGGCTCTCCGAGTTGTCTCGGGGCCGCATCGCGCTCGTTCTTGCCGCGTGGGCGGCGCGCATCGCGGACCTGAAGCGGGATCTCCGCATCCGCGCGGTGTTCGTCTTCAAGAACCAGGGCGTCATGGCTGGGGCGACCCTTCCGAGCCACTCCCACTCCCAGATCATCGGGCTCCCGGTTACCCCCAAGGCTTTAAAGGAAATCCTCGACGGCGCGCGGTCGCACTTCCGTCTCAAGGAGCGCTGCGTGTTCTGCGACATCCTGCGGGAGGAGCTCGAAGACGGGCGGCGCGTCATTGCGACATCCGAGTACTTCGTCGCGATCGCGCCGTTTGCCTCCCGCCATCCGTTCGAGTGCTGGATCCTGCCGAGAGAGCATTCGCCGGATTTTGAAACCGCGGATTCCAACGTCCTGCTGGATCTGGCGGGCCTGCTCAAGATGCTCCTGCGATCGTTGGAGGCGACGCTGCCCGAACCTGCATTCAACCTCTTCCTCTACAGCGGTCCCAATCGAGACAGTCGGCCGGGCTACTGGACCACGCTCGACCAGGACTTCCACTGGCACATCGCCGTCCTGCCACGCCCGGCACAGGTGGCCGGCTTCGAGGTGGGCACCGGGTTCTACTCGAACCCTGTGTCTCCCGAAGCGGCCACGGCCGAACTGAGAACCAGCCTGGAAGCGATGGTCGAAGGAGGCGCCGGATCATGA